The genomic DNA AGAGATACTTGGTACGGGCCGGGAGCTGGCCGAAACAGCAAGGCATCTTGGTGACAATCTTGGGATTCACCATGAGGTGATACAGGAACTGGATCAGGCCAAGGGTTTGCTGAGCAAAATAGTCCGGGAGACAGAAGCCGGATCTGGCAATGACTTTGAAAATATGGAGTGGCCGGAAAATCTGAGAAGGATGTTTGATAGATATACCATGGAGTCCCAGAGGCTTGTACACAAAATTCAGCTGGATGGACAGGCTGAACCAGAACAGGACGCCCAAAGTCCAGAGCAGGCTGATGACCAGGAATCATTGGGAGATAATATTGAACTGTTCTGAAGTGGATGGAACTGGCCACTTAAAAAGGCCATGAAAGATGATTCAAGGGTGCTGAACCGGCGAGCAGCCTTAAGTCCTGTCAAAAGCAGGGTCAAGGCAATTATTAGGAGAAAGCTGTGACTGATTTTCAGGTTACAACAGATAAGGACGGGGCTTTGGTAGTCCTCAAAGGCAGTCTGGGTATTGAATCGGCTTCTGAACTTTACGCTGGAATCAAGGAAGCCCTGGAAGCCCATGAAGTGATTCGGATCAATATGAGCGGGGTGGATAATGTGGACCTGTCATTCCTCCAGCTGGTCTGCTCCCTGTACAAGGCAGCGGTCAAGGAAGGAAAAAAGCTCGTCTTTGATCAACTTCCGTCCAGGATTGTCAGGAAGGCCGAACAAATGGGATTTACCGAGGAATATACCGGAGGATATTTCTGGAAAGGAGATGAAAATGGCTAAAACCATAATGACAGTTGACGATTCAGCCAGTGTCCGCCAGATGGTCAACTTCACCCTCAAGGATGCAGGATACACAGTTGTTGAGGGCTGTGACGGAAAAGATGCCCTTACAAAACTGACTTCGGCTGTGAACATGATCATAACCGATCTGAACATGCCCAACATGGACGGGCTTGAACTCATCCGCCAGGTCCGGGCCAAGCCTGGATTCAAGTTTGTGCCCATTATCATGCTTACCACGGAATCTCAGGCAGAAAAAAAGCAGGAAGGAAAACAGGCCGGAGCCACTGGATGGATAGTCAAGCCTTTCAAGCCCGAACAGTTACTGGCTGTGGTCCGAAAGGTGCTTGGTTAGACGTCCCTGAAATAGGTGCTTTTGGATCGGGGATGGTTTAATTGGTCCGAACTTTCACTAGGAGGCTTTAGATGACCAGAGCAGACCAGGGTCGTCAGGCATACCGGGTTGAAGCAGCTGAATTGCTGGACGAACTGGAGCAGGGCCTTTTGGAGCTGGAAGATAATCCTGATGATCATGAGTTGATCAACAGGATTTTCCGGGCCATGCATACCATAAAGGGATCAGGCTCCATGTTCGGGTTTGAGGAGATTGCTTCCTTTACCCATGAAGTTGAAACAGTGATGGATCAGGTCCGGTCCGGCACTGTAAGCCTTTTTCCAGGACTCATCGACCTTCTGTTCAAATCCAGGGATCTTATCAGCGATATGCTTGCTGATCGCGGTGCTGATCGGGATAAAAGGGCTCAGGACATAATCAAGTCTTTAAAGGGCAGTTTGCCTGCTCAGAAGATTGCCAAAGAGGCTGAACAGGTTAATCAGAATGAGGCTGAGCATCTTGCTGACAAGGCTGAACCGAGTACCTTCAGAATACGTTTCCGACCCCACCGGAATATATTTTTTACTGGTGCCAAGCCACTGGCTTTACTGGACGAACTCTTTGACCTGGGTATCTGCGAAGTTAAAGCCGGAACAACCAGGGACACCCCGCTATGCAAGATAATCGCCAGGACGGACGATATACCGGACCTGGCAGAGATGAATCCAGAGATGTGCTATACATGGTGGGATATTATCCTGACCACCAGTGACGATGAAAACGCCATCCGGGATATTTTTATCTTTGTTGAAGATGATTGTGACCTGCATATAGAAAAGATCAGTTCCGCCGGGGCAGTGGACATTGAAGAGGCGCACGACAAGCTCGGGGAAATACTGGTTCAACGGGGTGTGATTACTGAGCAGGATGTTGAAGAGGTCCTGAGCCTTCAGAAGCGGATCGGCAGTATCCTGGTTCAGAGTGGAAAAGTGTCAGCCCAGGAAGTTGCTTCTGCCCTTGCTGAACAGGAAGTAGTCAAAAAGTCGGGAGCCCGGAAAAAGGACAGTGTAGAAGTCTCCAGCATCAGGGTGGACTCCAGCAAACTGGACAGTCTGGTCGATCTGGTGGGAGAGCTGGTCATTGCTCAGGCCAGATTGAACCAGATTGCCGGTGAGATCCCCTCTCCCAGCCTCCAGACCCTGGCTGAAGAAATGGAAAGACTGTCCGATTCCCTTCGGGACAGCACTCTGGGTATAAGAATGATGCCCATCGGGACCACCTTCAGCAAGTTTATCCGGCTGGTCAGGGATCTGTCCAGGGATTTGAAGAAAGATATCAGACTGATCACCAAAGGAGCAGAAACAGAACTGGACAAGACAGTTATTGAAAGACTCAATGATCCCCTGGTCCATCTGTTGCGCAACAGCATCGACCATGGCATTGAGCCGCCAAAAATCAGAGAGTCCCAAGGCAAGCCGGCTCAGGGCACCATAACCCTTTCAGCGGCCCATGCCGGTGGAGAAGTGGTCATTGAAATAGTTGACGATGGACAGGGCCTAGATCCGGATGCAATCAGGAAAAAGGCACTTGAAAAAGGATTGATCAGCAGTGAGGCTGAGTTGGGAGATTTTGAGGTCCAGCAGTTGATATTTGAGCCGGGTTTTTCCACTGCCGGAAAAATAACCGGGGTCTCAGGCCGGGGGGTTGGAATGGATGTGGTCAAAAGGTCCATTGAATCTCTGAGGGGAAATGTTTTTCTGGAAAGCGTCAAAGGCAGCGGCACCAGGATCACTGTCAAACTGCCCCTTACCCTGGCCATTATTGACGGCCTTCAGATCAGGATCGGGGATGACAACCTGGTGGTCCCCCTGGCCATGGTGGAAGAGTGTGTAGAGTTGAGGATGGATGGCAAGAAAAAGGAATCCAAAAGTGTAATAAATCTGCGTGGAGAGATGGTTCCTTATATCCGGCTGAGCGATTGGTTCAGTATCCCCTGCCAGGATCTGGATATTGAGCAGATAGTCATTGTCAGTGTCAAGGATCAAAGGGTCGGTCTGGTGGTGGACAAGGTCGTGGGTCAGCATCAGACTGTGATCAAGAGCCTGGGCCAGGTCTACAGAAATGTCCGGGGAATTTCTGGAGCAACAGTCCGGGGAGATGGAAGCATGGCCCTTATCCTTGATGTTCCGGCCCTGGTGGCTGATGTGGAGGCGGAACAGCCTAAGGGTGGACACCAGCATGAACTTTAGGCTTGGTGGGATTCATGGCAAAAAAGATTAAGGTCCTCATAGTTGATGATTCGGCCCTGGTCAGGCAGACCTTGGCCGACATCCTGTCCAGCGACCCGGAAATAGAAGTCATGGGTGCTGCAGCAGATCCCTTTGCAGCAGTCTCCAAAATGGAGGAGCAGGTCCCTGATGTCATCACCCTGGATGTGGAGATGCCGCGTATGGACGGGATTACGTTTCTGCGCAAGATCATGACTCAGCATCCCATTCCAGTGGTAATATGCTCTACTTTGACTGGTGAAGGGGCGGAAACAACCCTTAAAGCCCTGGAATACGGGGCAGTGGATATAATTCAGAAGCCCAAGGTCGGTACCAAACAGTTCCTTGAAGAATCAAAGGTCCGGGTCTGCGATGCAGTTAAAGCTGCCTCTCAGGCCAGGCTCAAGCCTCTGTCCCGCATGGTTCAGGCCATGCACAAGATGACTGCTGATGCAGTCCTGCCACCGCCCACTACCCGGGCCATGGCTGAGACTACAGAAAAGATGGTGGTGGTAGGGGCATCTACAGGAGGTACCGAAGCCCTGAGGATTGTTCTGCAGGCCATGCCCCTGGACTGTCCTGCCCTGGCCATTGTTCAGCACATGCCGGAAAATTTTACTGCTGCTTTTGCCTCCAGGCTGGATTCTATCTGCAGGATTTCAGTCCGGGAGGCCAGGGACGGCGACAGCATGCTCAGAGGGCATGCCCTGATAGCTCCAGGGAACAGGCATATGCTGCTTAAAAGAAGCGGTGCCAGATACTATGTGCAGGTCAAGGACGGTCCAATGGTTGCCAGACACCGGCCATCAGTGGATGTCCTGTTCAGGTCTGCTGCCAGGTATGCAGGGGGCAACTCCATTGGAGTGATCATGACCGGTATGGGCGATGATGGGGCCAGGGGAATGAAAGAGATGCATGACCAGGGGGCTTTTACCATTGCCCAGGACCAGGAGACCTGTGTGGTTTATGGAATGCCCCAGGAAGCAGTCAAGTTGGGGGCTGTGGACAAAGTTGGATCACTGCAGGAGATCCCCAGGGAGATTATCAAAGCTGTGAACAGGTGATTTTTTGGGGTTCCAGCAGCTCCGGCCTGAGTGTGTAATACACTGTTTGGGGTGGAAACAGGCGGGCAGCTGGAACAGCAAATCAGGTGGTTTAGTTTAACGGCTGGCAAGCCACAGGCAGGAAGGAGCAGGATTGATGAAAAACATTAAGCTCGGTGTGAAACTGTTGGGGGGGTTCATTGCAGTGGCCCTCATCGTCCTTGTTGTGGGTTTTTTCGGCTGGAGGGGGGCCAATAATCTCAGCGGACATATTGAAGGGGTGGGTACCATTGATCTTCCCGGGGTCCAGGTACTCATGGAGATTGAAAAAGATTATGAATCTCTGCGGGTGGCTCAGAGGACTTTGCTTTCTCCCGGTCTAAGCCCTGAAGAAATGAATCGGCAGCTTGATATTCTTACCAGGCTCAGGAGTGACATCGCCCTGCTCCGGGAAAGATACGAAGCCCTGCCTGCGACATCCGAGGAAAGGGCCATGTGGCGTCAGGCTTCTTCAGCACTTGATGAATGGCGTGCAGTCAATGATCAGTATATTGAAACAGTCAGACAGCTCCAGAGAACCGGCATCAATAACCCGGCAGAACTGAGGGCTTATCTTCAACAGTTCCGGGGGGATCACCACGCTCTGATGGGTGATGTGTACGCCCTTATAACCACTGGGGATTATTTTGAGGGAGGAGATGACCCCACAGCCTGCAATTTCGGCCGATGGCTGGCTCAGTTTCGTACCGATAACCAGCAGCTGATGGAGATACTCAGGCGCATGCCTGCTTCCCATGACCCCTTTCACCACTCCATCAGAGAGATCAGGAATCAGGTCCAGGCCGGCAATACTGCTCAGGCCAACCAGGTACTCCAGGAGCAGACCATACCCGCTGCTGAGGAGACTTTTGAGCGTTTTAATGAGCTGCTCGCAGTGGCCCAGGAGGCAGAGAACCTTTTTAACCAGATGACCCAGATGGCCATGGTCACGGTCCGGGACCGGCAGGTGGAAGCCCTTGGATATCTTACCCAGGTCCTTGAACTGAATATTGACAATGCAGATCAGGCAGTGGCTCAGGCCCAGGCTGATGCAGCCCAGGCCCAGCTCATTGCCATGGCCGGGATGGGTATAGGAGTGATCCTGGCCTTGGTCCTGGGCGTGGTTCTCACCAGAGCCATTACAGCTCCTGTGGCCAAAGGGGTGACTTTTTCCCAGAATATGTCCCAGGGTGATATGACTTCAGCCCTGGATGTGGATCAGAAGGACGAGATTGGGGTGCTGGCCCGGGCCATGAACCAGATGCGTGATAAACTCAGGGAGGTAGTGGTTGAAGTAAAGACCGCTTCAGAGAATGTTTCAGCCGGGAGTGAGGAGCTGGCATCCTCTTCTGAACAGATGTCCCAGGGCGCAACTGAGCAGGCGGCATCGGTGGAAGAAGTGTCTTCCTCCATGGAGCAGATGGCGGCCAATATCAGGCAGAACACGGATAATGCCTCTCAGACTGAAAAGATAGCCAACCAGGCGGCAAAGGACGCTGAACAGGGGGGCAAGGTGGTTTTTGAGGCTGTGGATGCCATGAAGCAGATTGCAGACAAGATTTCCATCATTGAGGAAATAGCCCGTCAGACCAATCTGCTGGCCCTGAATGCGGCCATTGAAGCAGCCAGGGCTGGAGAGGCCGGCAAGGGATTCGCAGTGGTGGCCTCAGAGGTTCGTAAGCTGGCTGAAAGAAGTCAGACAGCAGCAGCCGAGATTATTGATCTTTCCGGTTCCAGCGTTGATGTGGCTGAAAGGGCAGGGGACATGCTGAAAAAAATTGTACCTGACATCCAGAAGACTGCAGAGCTGGTTCAGGAAATTTCAGCTGCCAGCAGAGAACAGAACTCTGGTGTGGAACAGATAAATCAGGCCATTCAGCAGCTGGACCAGGTCATTCAACAGAATGCATCAGCGGCTGAAGAGATGTCGTCCACTGCTGAAGAGCTTTCCAGTCAGGCTGAGCAGATGCAGGCCACCATGGCCTTTTTCCGCATAGGGGATGAAGCAGGTTTTTCCGGGCCAAAAACCAGGAGGATGAGCGTGAAAAAAAATGTTGCCCCTAAAGTCTCCAAAGCCGCTCTTAAGGAAGGTAAGGATAGTCGGGATAAACGCTTTGCCCTGGATATGGGTGCTGAAGATGACCTGGACAAGGATTTTGAGAAATTCTAGGTCCTGAAAGGATGAAAAGCTTGAAAAAGGAGTAATTTCCAGGGGCCTGGCCACCATCATGACCAGGCCCTGCCCTGCATCCTTTAAATCCCGTAATCCTGAAAAAGGAGAAGACATGGCGGAAAAGGAAAAAGAAATTAAAAAGACCAACCAGTACCTGACATTTACCCTGGCTGAGGAGCTTTACGCCATAGATATTGCTCAGGTCTGGGAAGTTCTGGATTACACACCCATTACCCGGGTTCCCAGGACCCCGGAATTTTTACTCGGCATCATCAATTTGCGGGGACGGGCTGTTCCAGTGGCAGATCTCAGGCTGAAGTTCGGCCTGGAAAGGACTGAGCGAACGGTTAATACCTGCATTATTATTGCCGAGGTCAAGATGGATGGGGAATCCACGGTCATGGGTGCATTGGCTGATTCTGTCCAGGAAGTGTTTGAAATATCGCCCTCGGAAATTGAACCGCCTCCCAAGATGGGGGCCAAAGTCAGGACTGAGTTCATCCAGGGTATGGCCAAGCATAATGACCGGTTTGTGATAATCATTGATGTGAACAAGGTGTTTTCATCTGAGGAGATGTCAATGGTCCAGGAAGCCGGTGAGGTTTCAGAATAGCACCTGTTATTATCAGTACCCTGAAACCGGGGATGTCTGAACATGACAGTCAACCTCAGTTATAAAAAACTGGCTGAGCGGGATTTTAAAAAGCTCAGCCAGTTTATCAGCGCCGAGTGCGGCATAAGGGTCCCGCCAGCCAAGAAGACCATGCTTGAATCTCGGCTTCAGAGAAGGCTAAGGTCCCTGGGAATGAGCGATTACAAGGATTATTGCGAATATCTATTCAGTCTCAAGGGGATGGAGATAGAGATGCCCCATCTCCTGGACGCAGTAACCACCAACACCACTCACTTTTTCCGGGAGCCAGGGCACTTTGAGTACCTTCACAACAAGGTTCTCCCGCAATGGCATGCTGAACACAAAAAAGACAAAGAGATGATCATCTGGAGTGCGGGCTGTTCTTCAGGAGAAGAGCCCTACACCCTGTCCATGGTCCTGGCTGAGTTTGCCGAACGCAATCCTGGTTTTTCCTTTGTAGTGGTGGCAACGGATATCAATAACGAGGTCCTGGAGAAGGCCAGCCTGGGCATCTATGATGAAGAAAGGATATCAGGAATTCCTCCTTTGCTGAAACGCAAGTATCTTCTGCGCAGCAGGGACAGGAAAAAGAAGCTGGTCCGGGTGATACCTGCCCTGAGGAACAAGGTGAAGTTCAGACGGCTTAACTTCATGGGCGAGTTCGGTTTCAGAGAGCCCATGGACGTGATTTTCTGCCGCAATGTCATGATATATTTTGACCGTCCAGTTCAGGAGAAGCTTTTACAGAAGTTTGTTTTTCATCTGGCTTCTGGAGGGTTTATATTTATCGGTCATTCAGAAAGTCTGGCCGGTATGGACCTGGGGCTTGAACAGACTGCCCCCACCATTTATAGAAAAAAATAGCTCAAAATAAAAAGGGTTCAGGCTAAACGCCTGAACCCTTTCATTTTTTATGGTAGCGAGGGAGGGACTTGAACCCCCGACACTGCGGATATGAGCCGCATGCTCTGACCTCCTGAGCTACCTCGCCGTAAAGAGCTAGTCTGATAATTGGTTTGGAATAAAAAATCAAGTCAAAAAATGACCGACTGTAGGCTGGTTCTCAGACCGGTTTATCTGCAGATCCAAAGGCTCATTCCCTGGATATCCCTTAATACGGCTCCGCTGACCGATCCCACAAAAAATCTGGAGAGCCCGGTTCTGGGCTTGGTCCTGCATTTCCTGCCCATGGCTATGGCTGCGAAATTGTTTTCCTTTGCGTGGCGGAGTATAGTCTGACCAACATTATTGCTGTCCAGAACCAGGGTGGATATCCTTTGCTCAGGAAACTTGTTCTCAGTGATCTGCTCCACTGCTTTGGTCAGGATCTGTTCAGGGTCGCTCTGGTCATTGCTTGAACGGACATGAAGGACAGTGATCCTGTTTTTGGGATCGGAATTAAGAACAAATCCGACATGATCAGCTGTATGCAGGCTGTGGTCAGAACCGTCCACGCACAGCAGCAGGTCTTTCCTCTGTCTTTCAGGTTCCCGGCAGATCCAGATGGGAAGGTCACACTGCTCGTCCAGGATCTTGCTGCTTACACTGTCCTGGATCAGGTTTTCCAAAAGGGT from Desulfonatronovibrio hydrogenovorans DSM 9292 includes the following:
- a CDS encoding STAS domain-containing protein, whose protein sequence is MTDFQVTTDKDGALVVLKGSLGIESASELYAGIKEALEAHEVIRINMSGVDNVDLSFLQLVCSLYKAAVKEGKKLVFDQLPSRIVRKAEQMGFTEEYTGGYFWKGDENG
- a CDS encoding response regulator → MAKTIMTVDDSASVRQMVNFTLKDAGYTVVEGCDGKDALTKLTSAVNMIITDLNMPNMDGLELIRQVRAKPGFKFVPIIMLTTESQAEKKQEGKQAGATGWIVKPFKPEQLLAVVRKVLG
- a CDS encoding chemotaxis protein CheA — its product is MTRADQGRQAYRVEAAELLDELEQGLLELEDNPDDHELINRIFRAMHTIKGSGSMFGFEEIASFTHEVETVMDQVRSGTVSLFPGLIDLLFKSRDLISDMLADRGADRDKRAQDIIKSLKGSLPAQKIAKEAEQVNQNEAEHLADKAEPSTFRIRFRPHRNIFFTGAKPLALLDELFDLGICEVKAGTTRDTPLCKIIARTDDIPDLAEMNPEMCYTWWDIILTTSDDENAIRDIFIFVEDDCDLHIEKISSAGAVDIEEAHDKLGEILVQRGVITEQDVEEVLSLQKRIGSILVQSGKVSAQEVASALAEQEVVKKSGARKKDSVEVSSIRVDSSKLDSLVDLVGELVIAQARLNQIAGEIPSPSLQTLAEEMERLSDSLRDSTLGIRMMPIGTTFSKFIRLVRDLSRDLKKDIRLITKGAETELDKTVIERLNDPLVHLLRNSIDHGIEPPKIRESQGKPAQGTITLSAAHAGGEVVIEIVDDGQGLDPDAIRKKALEKGLISSEAELGDFEVQQLIFEPGFSTAGKITGVSGRGVGMDVVKRSIESLRGNVFLESVKGSGTRITVKLPLTLAIIDGLQIRIGDDNLVVPLAMVEECVELRMDGKKKESKSVINLRGEMVPYIRLSDWFSIPCQDLDIEQIVIVSVKDQRVGLVVDKVVGQHQTVIKSLGQVYRNVRGISGATVRGDGSMALILDVPALVADVEAEQPKGGHQHEL
- a CDS encoding protein-glutamate methylesterase/protein-glutamine glutaminase, producing the protein MAKKIKVLIVDDSALVRQTLADILSSDPEIEVMGAAADPFAAVSKMEEQVPDVITLDVEMPRMDGITFLRKIMTQHPIPVVICSTLTGEGAETTLKALEYGAVDIIQKPKVGTKQFLEESKVRVCDAVKAASQARLKPLSRMVQAMHKMTADAVLPPPTTRAMAETTEKMVVVGASTGGTEALRIVLQAMPLDCPALAIVQHMPENFTAAFASRLDSICRISVREARDGDSMLRGHALIAPGNRHMLLKRSGARYYVQVKDGPMVARHRPSVDVLFRSAARYAGGNSIGVIMTGMGDDGARGMKEMHDQGAFTIAQDQETCVVYGMPQEAVKLGAVDKVGSLQEIPREIIKAVNR
- a CDS encoding methyl-accepting chemotaxis protein; translation: MKNIKLGVKLLGGFIAVALIVLVVGFFGWRGANNLSGHIEGVGTIDLPGVQVLMEIEKDYESLRVAQRTLLSPGLSPEEMNRQLDILTRLRSDIALLRERYEALPATSEERAMWRQASSALDEWRAVNDQYIETVRQLQRTGINNPAELRAYLQQFRGDHHALMGDVYALITTGDYFEGGDDPTACNFGRWLAQFRTDNQQLMEILRRMPASHDPFHHSIREIRNQVQAGNTAQANQVLQEQTIPAAEETFERFNELLAVAQEAENLFNQMTQMAMVTVRDRQVEALGYLTQVLELNIDNADQAVAQAQADAAQAQLIAMAGMGIGVILALVLGVVLTRAITAPVAKGVTFSQNMSQGDMTSALDVDQKDEIGVLARAMNQMRDKLREVVVEVKTASENVSAGSEELASSSEQMSQGATEQAASVEEVSSSMEQMAANIRQNTDNASQTEKIANQAAKDAEQGGKVVFEAVDAMKQIADKISIIEEIARQTNLLALNAAIEAARAGEAGKGFAVVASEVRKLAERSQTAAAEIIDLSGSSVDVAERAGDMLKKIVPDIQKTAELVQEISAASREQNSGVEQINQAIQQLDQVIQQNASAAEEMSSTAEELSSQAEQMQATMAFFRIGDEAGFSGPKTRRMSVKKNVAPKVSKAALKEGKDSRDKRFALDMGAEDDLDKDFEKF
- a CDS encoding chemotaxis protein CheW, producing the protein MAEKEKEIKKTNQYLTFTLAEELYAIDIAQVWEVLDYTPITRVPRTPEFLLGIINLRGRAVPVADLRLKFGLERTERTVNTCIIIAEVKMDGESTVMGALADSVQEVFEISPSEIEPPPKMGAKVRTEFIQGMAKHNDRFVIIIDVNKVFSSEEMSMVQEAGEVSE
- a CDS encoding CheR family methyltransferase, translated to MTVNLSYKKLAERDFKKLSQFISAECGIRVPPAKKTMLESRLQRRLRSLGMSDYKDYCEYLFSLKGMEIEMPHLLDAVTTNTTHFFREPGHFEYLHNKVLPQWHAEHKKDKEMIIWSAGCSSGEEPYTLSMVLAEFAERNPGFSFVVVATDINNEVLEKASLGIYDEERISGIPPLLKRKYLLRSRDRKKKLVRVIPALRNKVKFRRLNFMGEFGFREPMDVIFCRNVMIYFDRPVQEKLLQKFVFHLASGGFIFIGHSESLAGMDLGLEQTAPTIYRKK
- a CDS encoding universal stress protein, whose protein sequence is MEKMKIKKHFLLAVSNDLTFQYGVRFLGYFFHNKDELLIDILNVTANPSHGGYASAQALRAESMEKGKSFLSQVNQKLVDFGYPEKNIRTDVKLSAISTVKDIISHGRKGLYDSLVMGRRGLTLLENLIQDSVSSKILDEQCDLPIWICREPERQRKDLLLCVDGSDHSLHTADHVGFVLNSDPKNRITVLHVRSSNDQSDPEQILTKAVEQITENKFPEQRISTLVLDSNNVGQTILRHAKENNFAAIAMGRKCRTKPRTGLSRFFVGSVSGAVLRDIQGMSLWICR